A window of Babesia microti strain RI chromosome III, complete genome contains these coding sequences:
- a CDS encoding CDGSH iron-sulfur domain-containing protein 3 mitochondrial (overlaps_old_locusTagID:BBM_III01830) — MPWFDWWPHDPVPSSSLTDPLVVKVKRDQVYWWCSCGLSKAQPWCDGSHKGTAFKPVMYAAQHDGTRVMCGCKFSKARPICDGSHMWVKAHKSLPKAALATFGFFFSFGVFTSWILHP, encoded by the exons ATGCCTTGGTTTGACTGGTGGCCACACGATCCCGTTCCCTCGAGTTCTCTCACCGATCCCTTGGTGGTAAAAGTCAAAAGGGACCAA GTTTACTGGTGGTGTTCATGCGGGCTCAGTAAAGCTCAACCCTGGTGTGATGGGTCTCACAAAGGCACAG CTTTCAAACCGGTAATGTACGCAGCTCAACATGATGGCACAAGGGTCATGTGTGGGTGTAAGTTTTCCAAGGCCAGGCCCATTTGTGACGGATCTCACATGTGGGTTAAGGCCCACAAATCGCTTCCCAAGGCTGCGCTAGCCACCTTTGGGTTTTTTTTCTCCTTTGGCGTTTTCACCTCCTGGATCCTCCATCCCTAA
- a CDS encoding lysophosphatidate acyltransferase (overlaps_old_locusTagID:BBM_III01835), with product MRVRQILASLHFYLGCFIGCILVPILSLINVVLLFPFYIYNPSYFYKAQLSIVVFGYVYIPVLFNPYITCKMESDENTFRGPAIYIFNHISNADPFIISCLLRFQYGFVYKDSLHKIPFCNITLPLSGNVPVRFHYIDGKKIPIKENLTELFDTCKRRLDTGISLIIFPEGTRSRDGKLKAFKHGFFRLALEHGYPIVPCAIHGTEKIFPRYSNILNPGHAYVRMGKPIWPSDIPGLNCKAGCGTSEAERTQVDAESVEKLANLMQLEVYKLIRKFSSFTNDQLVQELEEKLKAN from the exons ATGAGGGTTAGACAGATTTTAGCCAGTCTCCACTTCTACTTGGGCTGTTTCATCGGTTGTATATTGGTTCctatattatcattgatTAACGTAGTCTTGTTATTCCCATTCTATATCTACAATCCCAGTTACTTTTACAAAGCTCAGCTATCTATCGTTGTCTTTGGCTATGTCTACA TACCAGTACTTTTCAACCCTTACATTACGTGCAAGATGGAATCTGATGAAAATACTTTCAGAGGCCCTGCCATCTACATATTCAACCACATTTCTAACGCAG ACCCATTCATTATATCATGTTTGTTGAGGTTTCAATATGGTTTTGTCTACAAGGATTCGTTACATAAGATCCCTTTTTGCAATATAACCTTACCCTTATCGGGTAACGTCCCTGTTAGATTTCATTACATTGATG GCAAAAAAATACCAATTAAGGAAAATCTGACCGAATTGTTTGACACCTGCAAACGTAGGTTAGATACTGGAATTTCACTCATCATTTTCCCAGAGGGCACCAGGTCTCGCGACGGCAAGCTCAAGGCATTCAAGCACGGGTTCTTCCGGCTAGCCCTAGAGCATGGGTATCCGATCGTTCCCTGTG CTATTCATGGTACGGAGAAGATCTTTCCCCGCTACTCTAACATATTGAACCCTGGTCACGCCTATGTCCGCATGGGTAAGCCCATCTGGCCCTCCGATATACCAG GCCTAAATTGTAAAGCCGGATGCGGTACCTCCGAGGCGGAGAGGACCCAGGTGGACGCTGAGAGTGTTGAAAAACTGGCAAATTTAATGCAGCTGGAAGTCTACAAGTTGATCAGGAAGTTCTCGTCTTTTACCAACGACCAGCTCGTACAGGAGCTGGAAGAAAAGCTCAAGGCAAATTAA